The following are from one region of the Salvia splendens isolate huo1 chromosome 2, SspV2, whole genome shotgun sequence genome:
- the LOC121759810 gene encoding uncharacterized protein LOC121759810 has protein sequence MTFQTQESTKFPRIQQSFAPLEHRPMLLKDFLNDDTPSSSNKSTAVSSRSNKPHIVLLRSWSRRAAATKISAVHKVIKLLQFASSKSPASVLPRTISRKLTGKRVKADDSDLVVSVPEVKAKVKDILRWRSFRDLSEDEPKPLDFHPSPNWRATSSAAATTTSCSKRSSWCDSDFTAEELPPWGGENEEFSTFKNPKGDWSSFEEYEQQSPVSVLESPFLQAQEFTQFHPILENVQSIGAKWCLTQRTQEETTTLKEEITVHEEKARQLLSQVEEDEERHADKVEVLLDFFVDEFSRNGRLNDEEFDSELLRIAKSWMCGELEESYEWEFEEARGSFVKEMERGFCWKKFEEEREELCEELEVGVLNCLLDDLVAHFLCKMK, from the exons ATGACTTTCCAAACCCAAGAAAGCACAAAATTCCCAAGAATCCAGCAAAGTTTTGCTCCATTAGAACATCGTCCCATGTTGCTCAAAGACTTCCTCAATGACGACACGCCATCATCGTCGAACAAGTCAACTGCGGTTTCATCAAGGTCAAACAAGCCCCACATCGTACTGCTCCGAAGCTGGTCGAGGAGGGCCGCCGCCACGAAGATCTCGGCCGTCCATAAAGTGATCAAGCTGCTCCAGTTCGCCTCCTCGAAATCGCCGGCGTCGGTTCTGCCGAGGACCATTTCGAGGAAGTTGACCGGAAAGAGGGTCAAAGCCGACGACAGCGACCTCGTAGTAAGCGTCCCGGAAGTCAAAGCCAAAGTCAAAGACATCCTGCGGTGGAGATCGTTCAGGGACCTGTCGGAGGATGAACCTAAGCCGTTGGATTTCCATCCATCACCTAACTGGCGCGCCACCTCCtctgccgccgccaccaccacttCATGCAGCAAAAGATCGAGCTGGTGCGACAGTGATTTTACCGCGGAGGAGTTACCGCCATGGGGCGGTGAAAATGAAGAGTTCTCCACCTTCAAGAATCCCAAg GGAGATTGGTCATCGTTTGAAGAATACGAGCAGCAAAGCCCTGTTTCAGTTCTTGAATCACCATTTCTTCAAGCTCAAGAATTCACTCAGTTTCATCCAATTCTAGAAAATGTTCAAAGCATAGGAGCAAAATGGTGCCTCACCCAAAGAACTCAAGAAGAGACAACTACTCTCAAGGAAGAAATCACCGTTCACGAAGAGAAAGCAAGGCAGCTGTTGAGCCAAGTCGAAGAAGACGAAGAGCGCCATGCCGACAAGGTTGAAGTGTTGTTGGATTTCTTCGTCGACGAATTTTCTAGAAATGGGAGGTTGAATGATGAAGAGTTTGATTCTGAGCTTTTGAGGATTGCAAAATCATGGATGTGTGGGGAGTTGGAGGAATCCTATGAATGGGAGTTTGAGGAGGCGAGAGGTTCATTTGTTAAGGAGATGGAGAGAGGATTTTGTTGGAAGAAATTTGAGGAAGAGAGGGAAGAGTTGTGTGAGGAATTGGAAGTTGGGGTTTTGAATTGTTTGTTAGATGATCTTGTTGCTCATTTTCTTTGCAAGATGAAATGA